The segment GTCTAACCGGTGCTGTCTAGCCTGTAGTTCACTTTCCCAGGCAGTCTTTTCGCCCCTGGCTTTTTCCTGGAGCTGTCGGGCCCGGTCCAAAAGTTTAGGATTCAGCACCTCCCCGACGTTTGTTCCCGCTGGTACCTTCTCTCCTTTTACTACCTTGGGATGCCAAACCCCAGCCTGCGGTGTCACCAAAATAAGCTCACGCCGCAGAAACACTGCTTCACCGGAAGACCCTATAGTAACAACGCCTTCCTCAGCCACAGTCCGCCGAACTGTTTTCGCCAGCAGCAATCCTCCCACCACATGAACAGCGTTCAGCGCAATTACCAAACCCAAGACCGCCATGAAAGCCATTACCGACCAAGGTAAACGTTTTCTTGTTCTCGGGGCGCTCATAAGCCAGGCCACCTCTTTCTGTGAGATCGCCTTTATGTTCTACCCTCTACCATAAATTTCCTTTCGGAATTTAAAGCGAAATAACCGCCATTAGACTGCTGGCTCGACCGTGTTCGGCACGGTAAGAGAAAAAATCTCGGTTCCCATGGCAAGTACATAGCCTGGCCACGCTGATATGTTCCGTTTTTACCCCCGCCGCCTGCAGCAGTCGTTGATTCAGCGCCCACAGATCGAGAAAATAATGTCCCGGCCGGGAAGGATAAATCACTTCCGGCCAAAAGACAATGCGTTGGCTCAGGGGCGTCAGCACTCTCTCGTCAATCTCATAGCAACACGGTCCAATGGAAGGGCCTATGGCTACCAGTATATCTTCCGGGCGGGAAGAAAAATGTTGTTGCAGCAACTGCAAAGTCAATACCGCAATCCCGTTCACCGAGCCGCGCCAACCTGCATGGGCGACACCGATGGCCTTTTGTACCGGGTCCAGGAATAACAGCGGCACGCAATCAGCCGTATAAACTGACAAAGCCACATTGGGGCTGGCTGTAACTAGGGCATCCGTGGCCGGAAAACCGTCCTCCCATGAGAACGCTCCGCGGGGTGCAGTCGTTACCACCTCTACATTGGTACCGTGACTCTGCCGGCCGGCCACGAGATTATCCAGGGTAATTCCCACGGCGGTAAGAAATAGCTGTCTCATCTCGCGTACATGAGCCGGGTCGCTGTTTTTGAACCCCAGATCAAAATTGGCCGTAGTCCGGCCTTGAAGCTGGCCGTGTCTGGTACTGAATCCGTGTTTTGCTATCTTAGCAGCCGTAATCAGGTCTGACGTTAAGTAGACAAGGTGGGGGTAATAATGCCAGCTAAAACTCATTGAGGGCACCCTTTCTGCTTGTACTCTAAGGTTATTATACACGTCAGACTGTGTGAAAAGTCACAGTATGAAAGGTAGTCAAGATTGTCATCCTGAGCGAACTTAAGACTCTTCACTGCGTTCAGAGGGACATAAAACATGGGTTGGCAGGTTTTCATAAAATCTGACGTTCCCGAAGACAGAATAATAATAAGCCCTTGTGCTTGCCTGCTGCAAGAACCAAGGGCTTATTAAGTTCTTCTTTGCCTAGCGCGATAAGGGAGGAAGTGAGGGGCGTTCCACTAAAATCACGTCTTGCCCGATGCGCTTGATCTTATCCCACGGTATCACTATATCTTCGTTACGGCCAAAAATGCTAAACATCCCCCTTGGCCCAGGAACAACGATGGCTCTTAGCCTGCCGCTCTCCAGGTCGATATCTACATCTACCACAGCGCCCAATTTACGGCCATCACTGATATTAATCACTTCACGGGTACGAAGTTCCGAAGTGCGAACTAAAATAGCCCTCACCTCCCCACAGTTAGTATATGCGGGGTAGGCTTGTTCTAGTGCTTAAACTTTGGGTTCTAAGCGAAGGCCAGCCGCAGCCTCATAGGGAAAAAGGTTCGTACTGTTAAAAGCCTTCACCGCGCTCCGGCTGTGCCGGGCGAATAAATAGCCCGACACGATAACAGCGCCCACCAGCAATACTACCAAGAACCGGCGCATATCATCGACCTCCTTACGGAGAACTGAGATGACGTTTAAGGCGCTCCAGAGCCGCCTTCTCCAACCGTGAAACTTGAGCTTGAGAAATCCCTATTTCCTCGGCTACTTCCATTTGGGTCTTACCGTGAAAGAACCGGAGGTTCAAAATATGGCGCTCGCGCTCATTGAGCTTGTGCAGAGCTTCCCGCACCGCCAATTCCTCCACCCAATTGCTGTCCAGTTCTTTTTCGTCTTTGACCTGGTCCATGACGAAAATAGGATCTCCGCCATCATGATACACCGGTTCAAACAAGGACAGCGGTTCTTGGATGGCATCCATGGCAAATACCACATCTTCCCGGGGAAGCTTGAGCTCGCAGGCAATTTCCCCGATAGACGGCTCCCTACTGTAGCGGGTAACTAGGGTATCACGGGCCTGCAGGGCCTTGTAGGCTGTATCTCGGAGTGAGCGGCTGACACGAATGGCATTATTGTCACGCAGATAGCGGCGAATCTCACCCACGATCATGGGCACAGCATAAGTGGAAAATTTTACATTCTGCCCCAAGTCGAAGTTGTCAATAGCTTTCATTAAGCCGATACAACCTACTTGAAACAAGTCATCGACATTTTCGCCTCTGTTGTTAAAGCGTTGGATCACACTTAGAACTAACCGCAAATTACCCCCAATTAGCTTCTCCCGAGCCGAAACGTCACCAGCCATTAAGGCACGAAAAAGTTCGCGCATTTTAGCATTGGACAGCACCGGGAGTTTGGCCGTGTTGACGCCACAAATCTCAACTTTGTTAACTAGCATAAAACCCCTCCCGGAAGGCAACCTAATTTCAGTATTGCCACCAAAGAGAGGTTTTATGCTTTATCTCATTCTAGGCGTTTAATTTCACGACGCAGACGCTTTAGTATACGTTTCTCCAAGCGCGATATGTATGATTGCGAAATCCCAAGTAGATCTGCCACTTCTTTCTGTGTTTTTTCCGGCTGGCCGCGTAAACCAAAACGCAATTCCATGATCAGTTTTTCCCTAGGCGCCAGGCGCTGGAGCGCTTGGTGCAGAAGTCTTCTTTCTACGTCTTCTTCCACCCGGCGAGAAATGATATCCCCTTCCGTACCCAAGACATCTGATAACAGCAGTTCGTTTCCATCCCAGTCAATGTTTAGCGGCTCGTCAAAAGACACTTCTGCTCGTAGCTTATTGTTGCGCCGCAGGAACATTAGAATCTCGTTTTCCACACAGCGGGAAGCATAAGTGGCCAACTTGATTTTTTTGGCCGGATTAAAAGTATTAACAGCTTTTATAAGTCCTATGCTACCAATAGAAACCAAATCCTCAATGCCAACCCCGGTATTTTCGAATTTACGGGCAATATAAACAACTAATCTTAGATTATGTTCGATTAAGAGACTGCGTACCGCCTTGTCACCTCTTTGCAGGCGATCCAACAAATACACTTCTTCGGCCCTAGTCAAGGGTGGCGGCAAAGCCTCGCTGGACCCCACATACCAAATTGCGCGGCGCTTCCAGCCAATGAATTCTAGGATTCGTATTATCGCCAGGCGTACAGCGATGCGGTAGCCAGGTTTCATACCCATCTCTCCTTTGTTACGCCTCATCCAGGTAGGGTAACAATACCTCCGGACTTACCAGAGCCCGCCAGCCCCCTTCTGGGGACAGGTACCCAGGGGAGAGCCCTACTATCGCTTGCGGCACAGACACAATCTGCCCACGATATTTTATCTGCACTCGATCCGGTCTGAAAGCCAACAGTAAAGCGTTTTCCTGACCCAACGAGTCAAAGGGGATGACCCGAAATCGAACAGCGCTAGGCTCATTGGCCAACGTTCGCCCCAGACTTTCAAGATCCAGTTCTCCCCTAATCCCTCCTTCCACCAGCGCTATTATAGCTTCCGGGATAATTGCCGCCAGTGCCTGCGCTTCCACCACCATTACCGGCGCTCCTGTTAGCGGATCCACCAGCATGTTGCCACTATCTAAAATGCCCGGGACTTCTACTTGCTGTCGACGCCAGTCCACGATTAGCGTAGCCTTGAGCTCATCTTGCCACCGACGCTGCTTAAAGTATGTCCAGGCCAGCCGAGTCAGGGGGATCGCCAAAGCTAGGCCAGCGGCCAAAGTCCACCAAGGTATCCCCGGCCAAGGTCCGGTAGTAGGAAGAACTAAGCCCTGACTAAGGTAATGCACGGCCAAGGCTGCTCCGCCTAAGGTGAAGGAAATCAGATAAAAGTATCCGACCACCCGCACGAAACGTACCGCAGGCATCGGGAAATAGGTAGCTGCCAAGATCGCCAGCGACGCCCCCACTTTCGCTGGCCAGCCTGCCAGCCGAGTAGTTGGATTGAGCACCAAATAGACAGCATAGGCCGTTCCCAGCAACGCCCCGCCAGCCAACCGACTGAAGCGGGCCGGAACCTGTGCCAACCAAGAGGTGAGTAATAAGATAATGAAATTCATAACTGCATTAACCACCGTGAGAACATCCAGGTAGACGTAACGCAGCTGCCTCACCTCCTGGCAAATATACCTACTTCTACCTTATCATGTCTATGCCTTTTCTGAGCTAAATAGCACAGCAACATTATATCGGCCTGACCGGTCAAAAAATGTCAGATTGCGGCTGGCCGTAACCAAATAATCCCCTGCACAAACGTACAGGGGATTAATCCGGGGTCGAAGGTTTTATCGGCGTCGTAAGAACGGCGGAATGTCCAGTTCGTCGTTGGCAAAAGGTCGAAACTCCAGTTTCTGAAGCACCTTATCGCTTTGTTTCTCCCGCTTCTTGGGTTGGGGTTCAAAGCCAGTGGCAATAACAGTCACCTTAACTTCTTCACCCATAGTCTCATCTATTACCGCCCCAAAAATTATGTTGGCCTCCGGATCGGCTGCTTCGGCAATAATGGCTGCAGCTTCGTTAACTTCAAATAGCCCCAGATCGGAGCCCCCGGTGATATTAAGTAGAACCCCTTTGGCTCCGTCGATAGAAGTCTCTAACAACGGGCTAGCGATAGCCATTCGCGCCGCTTCCACCGCCCGGCTCTCACCGTTAGCCTGACCGATCCCCATAAGAGCAGAGCCCGTGTCAGCCATAATGGTCTTTACATCGGCAAAATCCAGGTTTATCAACCCTGGAACGGCTATCAAATCGGAAATCCCTTGAACACCCTGGCGCAGTACATCGTCGGCAATACGAAAGGCTTCTAAAATCGAAGTCCGCTTCTCTACCACCTGAAGCAATCTATCATTAGGTATGATGATTAACGTATCCACCTTATCTCTTAACTCGCCAATTCCGGTCTCCGCTTGGGCCATGCGTCGTCGTCCTTCAAAAGCAAATGGTTTGGTCACTACGCCCACTGTTAGCGCTCCTGCTTCCTTGGCTACTTCAGCCACCGTAGGACTGGCTCCGGTTCCAGTTCCGCCCCCCATACCGGCAGTAACAAACACCATGTCTGCGCCCTTCAAAGATTCTTGGAGCATTTCTCGGCTTTCATCAGCAGCCTTCTTGCCAATGGCCGGATCGGCTCCTGCCCCCAGCCCCCGTGTTATTTTTTCGCCGATTTGAATCTTACGGTTGGCCTGGGACAAAAGGAGCTGTTGGGCATCAGTATTAACTGCAATAAATTCTACGCCTTTGAGGCCCGAAGCAATCATGCGGTTAACGGCATTATTACCGCCACCCCCGATGCCAATAACTTTTATGTCGGCAAAGCGATCGGTGTCGATTTCGAATTCTAGCATTCTGTCGTGCCCTCCTCGCTCTTGTAAAGACCAGTTCATAAGTCTAAGATTCAACAGTGAGGTAGAATTTCCCTTTTTTTCGCAAACATTTTTCTATACCGCTTTGGTCCTAGAGCCACTAGTTGTTAGTACCTAGAATTATTTCACCAAACTGCGCTTGAGCAGTTCGATTCGCCGCAGGGTGCTGGGATGGGTATAAGCAAACCATTCGATAAACCAAGGTGGCAAGACATCAGAGCGGTTTTGTCGGGCTAGGTTCAGCTGTAAGGCCACAGCTCCATTGGGATTCTGGGTTAGTTTCACCGATTGCCTATCGGCAGCTCTTTCCATTTGGCGCGACACGGCTGTTTCCACCGGGCTAGTAACAAAGGCTGTTAGCATCATAACAAGTAGTGCTATCGCCCAGGCCTGGAGTGGGTACTGGCCTGATTCCCGCCCACACACAGAGGACTTTAGTACCAGAGCTAGTAGATAAAATTGGACAAAAGTTGCCAAAATCCCTAACAATATTCCAGTGCGAATGTGTCCCAGTTTCCAGTGGGCCATTTCATGAGCCACCACGGCCTCGACTTCAGCTGAGCTGTAGTTGTCTAGCAATGTATCGTAAAGAACGATTCTCTTTGTTTTGCCTATACCGGCAAAGTAGGCATTAGCCTTATTGGTACGACGGCTAGCATCCATTACCAGAACTTCCTCAACCGGAATCCCGGCCCGGTCAGCTAGCTGTCTTATCATGCCTATCACTTCCGGATCCTGAACAGGCTCAAATCGGTTAAAGAGCGGAGCCACTAATATGGGCCAAAGCAGAGTCTGTATCACTATCCAGCCGGCCATCAGTACACCGGCCGGTACCCACCAACCGCCGGGCCACCTCTGTAGCGCCGTAAAAAACAGCATAGCCCCAACTGCCGACAACCCCAGATCTAAAGTGGCACTCTTGACATAGTCCGTCCACCATCCAGCTAAAGATTGGGTGGAAAGTCCCCACCGGTGTTCCAACACATAACCGCGATAAAAACTCAAGGGCAGACTTATCAGTTGCAATAGGGACCAGAGAGCAACCAAATACAACAAAACAGCCAAGAGCCTATGTCCACGGGCTGCCTGCAGCACACGGCGCGCGAATACAGCCGCCCAAGGGCCTAAGGCCACTGCTGTTAAGACCAAAACCCGGATTACAAAACTGAGTGCAAATAATAATTGCCGCTCCCGCCAGTATTTGCGACCCAAAAGTATTTCTTCCCGGGAGAAGTATTCCAGGGCTGTAGACGTGACCTTAGCCGGTTGCAGGGTAAAAAATACATACAGGAACAAAAAAACGACTGTGAGGACAAACAGCATGATCCAAACAGGTTTGGCCCGCACCGCAGCGCCTCCTTATCACTGCTTTCTTTTTTCTGGTCTCGAGAGTTCAAAATGGCTGCGGCAGAGATGATAAGTCTATACTCTCTTGCTTCACAGCAGCCAAGTTTTCCTGCAAAACAGCTTCGTAGATTTCTCGCCGGTGAACAGCCACCGACTTAGGGGCAGTAATGCCCAGTGATACTTGTCCGTCCTTCCAAGCCAGTACTGTTACTTCTATATTATCACCGATCACGATGCTCTGACCAGGGCGCCGACTTAGTATAAGCACTTATCGGCCCCCCTTTTCTTGCTTCCCGCTACTGGCAGGTCTAAAGAGCTGCTCTCGAACAAGGTAGCCAACATCTTCTAATACCAATTGGCACCCTAACTGGGTTCGGTTGTTAACCACCACCGGTGCTAGAAAGTTTGCGCTTATATCTTCTACCTTGCCGGTCGACGGTATGCGGACAATAACGTGCACCGATACTTCCTCCGGTTTGCTTACCTGCAGCAACTGGCGCTCGTCTGAAGGTAGATGCACTGTGTAATCAGGGCGGAAAAGAAAAGGGTTGGTAACCAAAAAAGCAACATCGGGTGCGCCTGCAGACTGCAACCAGGCAAAATAGCTATTTTCCGGTACCGGAACAAAAAAGAACTCGGTAAGCTCACCAAAACCCGGGAGCCCACGCGGAAATTGCACTATGTTTTCCGCTGCCACCTCAACAGTGCCGAAACGAGTTGTTCTGTATTCCATTTTCTGTGCCCCTATCTCGGTGATCTTTTTTATTGTAGCTTAGGCCAAAACATCGAGCCTGGGCCATGCTATTTCCATGGCCGCTTGCTGACGCAAATAAACCTGAACAAAACCCGCCTCATATGGTCGCGGGTCCGGTTTGTCCCCTAAGTGCACTGCAGCCGAGCCGCGGCGATAATCTATTCGTATTTCCCCTGGACGTACTTCTACCACCACCGCACGTGCAGGCCGAGAAAAAAGCGCAAACGGCGGCACCGGAATGTCTTCGGCCGCCAGCCCCTCCACTGTATTTCCCGGTTCCCAAAAAGCAGCCAAACGATCCCCTTCGGCTACTGCACGCTCGGTGCCGAAAGCAGCGTCACGCCAACTTTGATCCCGGAGACGCCGGTTTAGTTCCATGGGCTGGGCCAAACCTAATTCCGCCCAACCGGCGTCCGAGTCCAACTTTATCTTGGCCAGCTCGGTGTCAATCGCCAGTGTGGACGCCGTTTTATCGATAGAAAAAGAAGCCAGCTCTGTGCGCACCGGCGCCCGAGCCAGTTTCGTTTCCACCCCGATCAATGCCGGTTGAGTACGTATATTAAGCTTTATCCGCAGCATAAGCTTGATCCCTTCTTCTGTTCCGTCACCCTAAAGAAACCCGGTGTGCTAGTCTGTTAGCGCAGGAAGTCCACTAAAGTGGGCTGCATGATCCGTGCTCCTGTAGCTAAAGCGGCCCGATAAACATTTTCCTGCGCCTTAAGATAGATAATGGCTTCCGCCACATCCAAATCCTCGGTCTTGGATAACAAACCGCTAAAATTAATGTCAGCTGAGCTCAGCCGGGCCTGGGTCATCTCCAATCGGTTCACTTTGGCACCCACTTCCGCTCGCACAGCCACCAGATGATCCAAAGCTCGATTGAGTCTGCCGATGGTAGAGCTAGATATGTCGGCTGTCTTGCCAGCGCGTAAGTTTGCTGAGAGTTCAATCAAGCTGTCAAATACATTGGACAATGTCCAAGTCCCGTCAGTATCTTCCTTCATGGCAAAAGCTTCGCTGCCAGTAACATTATAGGCAAAATCAATCCCCGCTCCGATCTCGGTAGCTCGATCTTGCTCATTGCCGTTATACTGTACATAGCGTACATAGGTCCCGCTTTCTTCGTCGATCACTTCTTCTATTAATTCAAACGGCTGATAGTCTTCTTCACCGGTAACAGCCCTAGTCTTAGAGCCGCCGAATAGGTATTGCCCTGCTTGGGCTGAGTTAGCAATCTGGATCATTTGTTCCAGCAGCTGATCAACTTCATCGGCAATAGCGTGAAGTGCCGCTTCGGGATTGGTACCGTTGGCTCCGGTTATGGCCAAATCGCTGGCCCGCTGGATAATATCGCCGGCATGAAGCAATGCATCCTCAGTGCTACCCAGCCAGCATAACGCATGATCCGCGTTGGCAGTAAAAGTAGCAATATCAGCCAAATCCGAGCGCAAGCGCAAAGAATGCACTATAGCCACCGGATCATCCGACGGGCGACTGATCCGTTTTTCTGTAGCCAGCTGGTGCTGATACCTAGCTAGCTGACGCAGATTATAATTTAGGTCGCGCTTGAAAGTGTTAGTTATCATCCCTTGGGTAACCCGCATAGCACCTTACCTCCCCACCAAGCCAGTGCGGCTTATCAGAACTTCCAGCATCTCGTCCACGGCGGTAATCAAACGAGCGGAGGCATTGTACGCCTGCTGAAAGCGAATCATATTGACCATTTCTTCATCCAGAGACACACCGGATACCGCCAGCCGGCGGTTATCGATTCCCGCTGTCAAGACTGTCTGGTTTTCCACCATTCTCTCCGCCTCTTGCCCCTGCACACCCAGCTCGGCCACCAAAGCATTATAATAATCGCCAAAGGTAGCTGATCCATTCGCCGCCAGTTTATACCGCAGCTGGGCAATTAACAGCGCGTTGGAACCGTCGCCGGGCGGTGGCGGGGTTGGATTATTAGGATCTGGCTTAATTGCAGCAGCAATCTTGCTCAAACCGTCAGTATCTAAAAGAACATCGTTTACCTTCATGCTACCCGCTCCGAACCCGGCGAAAAACTCTAGGCCGGTTTCGCCGGTTAGGCCCAACCCGTCAACATGGAGCCCGTTTACTCCGTTGATAATAGCTTTGGCTAAGGTGTCCAGCCGTGACTGGTAACTTTGAATCAGGCCTGGATCAGTAGGCGGTTCAGACTTGTCTTCGCGCACCGCCTCCAGCAAACCCTCCAGGGTCCCGTACGGCTGGCGGCCCAGGCGATATTCTGCTCCGTCCGGCCACCTAACTTGTCCGGAGCCCACCTCCACCGCCAGTTCATTTACTTTCTGCCCCGACAGTAAGGTGTGATCGCGCACCACAATGCTCACGGCCCCAAAGCGATCTTCTTCCACCTGAATCGGCACTACCTCGGCCAGCTGATCCAGGAGCAAATCACGACGGTCGCGCAAGTCGTTGGCAGCCATGTTACCGGCTTCAGCTTTAACAATCTGGGTATTCAGGTCCCGAATTTGTCGGGCCAATGAGTTTATTTCATTTACCTTTACCTCAATGGAGCTATTAATATCAGCCTTAAGATCGTTGATTTGATCGGCCAAATGACGAAAAGCATCGGCCAAAGCCATGCCCTCTTGCCGCAGAGCCGACCGTGCACCCTCGGTATCAGGATAGCGGGCCACATTCTGCCAAGCATCAAAAAAACGATCCATTAGCTTACTCAGACCCTGGTCGCTAGGCTCGTTAAGAATAGCTTCCAGCTTCTCCAGCGTATCCTGGCGCACCTGCCACCGCCCCAGGGCTTTAACTTCATTGCGATACTGGTAATCTAAGAATTCCTCTCGAATCCGCCGCACTTCTTGGGCCTGCACTCCGGTACCTCGCTGTCCGGCACCCATGCCGGGATAGGAGTAGGGCGATGTGGTGGCAAGAACCACCTCTTGACGGGAATAGCCCTTCGTATTGGCGTTGGCTACGTTGTGTCCCGTGGTCTCCAGGGCTCGCTGCCCGGCAGCAATTCCTCGTCGGCCAATTTCAATACCAAAAAAAGTTCCCATTTACTGCATCCCCCTTACACCCGACGATCCATCAACTTTGGCCCCGTTCCGGCTTTTGTCAGGACGCGCTGAACCACGTCAAGGGCGCCTTTGATAATTACCTGGCAACGGTCGTTTCGCTCCTTCAGTTCAGACAAAACAGCAGTCAGTTCTTTTCCGGCAAGTTGGCACCGAGCCGCCACTTCCTTATCAGCGCGAGCCGTAATGGCCTCCAAAGTTACCTCATCTACTGGTAAATCCCAGGTAGCAGCCAACTCCTTTTGACTGGCAAAACGGCACTTTTCCAGCTCTGCTACCTTCAAAATAAGAGCTTGTTCGGTGGTGATTATGTCATCTAAAGCTTCCACATCGGCTTGGGAAAGCACTTGTTCCTTGCGTTTGGCCAAATCGTTCAAGGTGCGGTAGATCTCCACTTGCTCTTCTAACAATTGTGCCTGGTACAGGGCTCGGCTAGAGGTCATGCCTACACCTCCCGGCAGTATTCCCGCACCTGGGCCAGTAAGGATTCAGCTACTTTGTCCGGCTCAATCCGGTAGCGGCCTTGTCTTATAGCCTTTGTCAGCTCGGCCACTTTATCCCGCCGCACAACCGGACTGGCAGCCACAATTTCTTGGGCCCGCTTCAAATCCCGGGCTCGAG is part of the Bacillota bacterium genome and harbors:
- the sigE gene encoding RNA polymerase sporulation sigma factor SigE, whose product is MKPGYRIAVRLAIIRILEFIGWKRRAIWYVGSSEALPPPLTRAEEVYLLDRLQRGDKAVRSLLIEHNLRLVVYIARKFENTGVGIEDLVSIGSIGLIKAVNTFNPAKKIKLATYASRCVENEILMFLRRNNKLRAEVSFDEPLNIDWDGNELLLSDVLGTEGDIISRRVEEDVERRLLHQALQRLAPREKLIMELRFGLRGQPEKTQKEVADLLGISQSYISRLEKRILKRLRREIKRLE
- the flgL gene encoding flagellar hook-associated protein FlgL — encoded protein: MRVTQGMITNTFKRDLNYNLRQLARYQHQLATEKRISRPSDDPVAIVHSLRLRSDLADIATFTANADHALCWLGSTEDALLHAGDIIQRASDLAITGANGTNPEAALHAIADEVDQLLEQMIQIANSAQAGQYLFGGSKTRAVTGEEDYQPFELIEEVIDEESGTYVRYVQYNGNEQDRATEIGAGIDFAYNVTGSEAFAMKEDTDGTWTLSNVFDSLIELSANLRAGKTADISSSTIGRLNRALDHLVAVRAEVGAKVNRLEMTQARLSSADINFSGLLSKTEDLDVAEAIIYLKAQENVYRAALATGARIMQPTLVDFLR
- the csrA gene encoding carbon storage regulator CsrA, which translates into the protein MLILSRRPGQSIVIGDNIEVTVLAWKDGQVSLGITAPKSVAVHRREIYEAVLQENLAAVKQESIDLSSLPQPF
- the sigG gene encoding RNA polymerase sporulation sigma factor SigG; its protein translation is MLVNKVEICGVNTAKLPVLSNAKMRELFRALMAGDVSAREKLIGGNLRLVLSVIQRFNNRGENVDDLFQVGCIGLMKAIDNFDLGQNVKFSTYAVPMIVGEIRRYLRDNNAIRVSRSLRDTAYKALQARDTLVTRYSREPSIGEIACELKLPREDVVFAMDAIQEPLSLFEPVYHDGGDPIFVMDQVKDEKELDSNWVEELAVREALHKLNERERHILNLRFFHGKTQMEVAEEIGISQAQVSRLEKAALERLKRHLSSP
- a CDS encoding YlmC/YmxH family sporulation protein translates to MRAILVRTSELRTREVINISDGRKLGAVVDVDIDLESGRLRAIVVPGPRGMFSIFGRNEDIVIPWDKIKRIGQDVILVERPSLPPLSR
- the ftsZ gene encoding cell division protein FtsZ gives rise to the protein MLEFEIDTDRFADIKVIGIGGGGNNAVNRMIASGLKGVEFIAVNTDAQQLLLSQANRKIQIGEKITRGLGAGADPAIGKKAADESREMLQESLKGADMVFVTAGMGGGTGTGASPTVAEVAKEAGALTVGVVTKPFAFEGRRRMAQAETGIGELRDKVDTLIIIPNDRLLQVVEKRTSILEAFRIADDVLRQGVQGISDLIAVPGLINLDFADVKTIMADTGSALMGIGQANGESRAVEAARMAIASPLLETSIDGAKGVLLNITGGSDLGLFEVNEAAAIIAEAADPEANIIFGAVIDETMGEEVKVTVIATGFEPQPKKREKQSDKVLQKLEFRPFANDELDIPPFLRRR
- a CDS encoding M48 family metallopeptidase, whose product is MRAKPVWIMLFVLTVVFLFLYVFFTLQPAKVTSTALEYFSREEILLGRKYWRERQLLFALSFVIRVLVLTAVALGPWAAVFARRVLQAARGHRLLAVLLYLVALWSLLQLISLPLSFYRGYVLEHRWGLSTQSLAGWWTDYVKSATLDLGLSAVGAMLFFTALQRWPGGWWVPAGVLMAGWIVIQTLLWPILVAPLFNRFEPVQDPEVIGMIRQLADRAGIPVEEVLVMDASRRTNKANAYFAGIGKTKRIVLYDTLLDNYSSAEVEAVVAHEMAHWKLGHIRTGILLGILATFVQFYLLALVLKSSVCGRESGQYPLQAWAIALLVMMLTAFVTSPVETAVSRQMERAADRQSVKLTQNPNGAVALQLNLARQNRSDVLPPWFIEWFAYTHPSTLRRIELLKRSLVK
- a CDS encoding flagellar assembly protein FliW, which encodes MEYRTTRFGTVEVAAENIVQFPRGLPGFGELTEFFFVPVPENSYFAWLQSAGAPDVAFLVTNPFLFRPDYTVHLPSDERQLLQVSKPEEVSVHVIVRIPSTGKVEDISANFLAPVVVNNRTQLGCQLVLEDVGYLVREQLFRPASSGKQEKGGR
- the pgeF gene encoding peptidoglycan editing factor PgeF, translated to MSFSWHYYPHLVYLTSDLITAAKIAKHGFSTRHGQLQGRTTANFDLGFKNSDPAHVREMRQLFLTAVGITLDNLVAGRQSHGTNVEVVTTAPRGAFSWEDGFPATDALVTASPNVALSVYTADCVPLLFLDPVQKAIGVAHAGWRGSVNGIAVLTLQLLQQHFSSRPEDILVAIGPSIGPCCYEIDERVLTPLSQRIVFWPEVIYPSRPGHYFLDLWALNQRLLQAAGVKTEHISVARLCTCHGNRDFFSYRAEHGRASSLMAVISL
- a CDS encoding sigma-E processing peptidase SpoIIGA; the protein is MRQLRYVYLDVLTVVNAVMNFIILLLTSWLAQVPARFSRLAGGALLGTAYAVYLVLNPTTRLAGWPAKVGASLAILAATYFPMPAVRFVRVVGYFYLISFTLGGAALAVHYLSQGLVLPTTGPWPGIPWWTLAAGLALAIPLTRLAWTYFKQRRWQDELKATLIVDWRRQQVEVPGILDSGNMLVDPLTGAPVMVVEAQALAAIIPEAIIALVEGGIRGELDLESLGRTLANEPSAVRFRVIPFDSLGQENALLLAFRPDRVQIKYRGQIVSVPQAIVGLSPGYLSPEGGWRALVSPEVLLPYLDEA
- the flgM gene encoding flagellar biosynthesis anti-sigma factor FlgM translates to MNISSSGVGGVIRAYTKQKVALDNSKASDKARPSAKDQVELSARARDLKRAQEIVAASPVVRRDKVAELTKAIRQGRYRIEPDKVAESLLAQVREYCREV
- a CDS encoding flagellar protein FlgN, whose product is MTSSRALYQAQLLEEQVEIYRTLNDLAKRKEQVLSQADVEALDDIITTEQALILKVAELEKCRFASQKELAATWDLPVDEVTLEAITARADKEVAARCQLAGKELTAVLSELKERNDRCQVIIKGALDVVQRVLTKAGTGPKLMDRRV
- the flgK gene encoding flagellar hook-associated protein FlgK translates to MGTFFGIEIGRRGIAAGQRALETTGHNVANANTKGYSRQEVVLATTSPYSYPGMGAGQRGTGVQAQEVRRIREEFLDYQYRNEVKALGRWQVRQDTLEKLEAILNEPSDQGLSKLMDRFFDAWQNVARYPDTEGARSALRQEGMALADAFRHLADQINDLKADINSSIEVKVNEINSLARQIRDLNTQIVKAEAGNMAANDLRDRRDLLLDQLAEVVPIQVEEDRFGAVSIVVRDHTLLSGQKVNELAVEVGSGQVRWPDGAEYRLGRQPYGTLEGLLEAVREDKSEPPTDPGLIQSYQSRLDTLAKAIINGVNGLHVDGLGLTGETGLEFFAGFGAGSMKVNDVLLDTDGLSKIAAAIKPDPNNPTPPPPGDGSNALLIAQLRYKLAANGSATFGDYYNALVAELGVQGQEAERMVENQTVLTAGIDNRRLAVSGVSLDEEMVNMIRFQQAYNASARLITAVDEMLEVLISRTGLVGR